The sequence below is a genomic window from Cicer arietinum cultivar CDC Frontier isolate Library 1 chromosome 6, Cicar.CDCFrontier_v2.0, whole genome shotgun sequence.
atcgCACGTCAAACACAACTAATAACCAAAAGGCATTAGATTAGACATAACATGAATGTGCTGTTTTTTGTATCGGTTGGgctatttaatattatactttataATAATGTGAATGCTGCCATCACCATCTCAATCGTTTGTTTTACATCATGTTTTAATCgtctcattttaaaatatctcgATGGCACTGCAAATACATATGGcaataatatttactttttgtaATTGTAGGCCCTTGCCAAAGTTTTGAGGGATGCATGCATGGCTAGTGTCTCTCTTCTTGATGCTCAACTGTTGGTTGTCAGATTAATCAATTTTAGATATCGACGACTGCGCTTCAATCTTTATACGAATaactaagattaaaaaaaaaaatcatataaattttttaaataatcatatactacttaaataatttttaattataattatctaTTAGTCAAAATTTATCATTCTCACCTTTCATTTTAAAACTACTATCATTAtacattatatattatatattatatatataattaatattaattagtcACCCATCATCTAGGAGGGGCATAATAAAATCAAGGAATGATCATAGTGTTCCCAAAAAATAAGACCAATTAGACAAGACAAGACCCATTCAAAAACCTCATTGGCTTGTGGATTACAAAAGCATAAAAAGTTGAAAAGCTAAAGAAACAACTATGATAGATAGATGATATCATTTAGAACAGGACAAGACAATCCACCAAGTCAAAGATGAGCTAAGATTATGTTGTACAATAATAAGATTTTGTGACATGCTTTGTTTTGTGGTATGAATTGAGATGTTGAAAGAGTATTAATTAAGAGATTTAGAGTTCAATTGTTGAActaccttttttatttatttatttatttatttataattagttaaaacaatattaataaaaactaaaaaaaataatagcatAGAGTAGTAGATAGATATATTAATATGATATGACACTGTTCAAGTCATTTTTCAGATGTTACAAATGAAGTAGTAATAATTCTCACTATCCCTTTCTCTgactttccctttttttttatttgactacACTACATTACAAAGAGTTGAACAGAGTAggcataataataaaaaggataCACATGGAATAATTAAATAGTGTTATAATTTAAGCAATGGATATGTTGTTGGATTAATTAGCAAATAGTAGtatagtagtagtagtaatagAGTTTTTGTTGAGTGTATTAAGCTCAAGAGGTAGCAATGCAATATGGTTCCCAAAATAGAAATGACCTTCTTGAATCCTTGCAACTCTTCAAATTATGAACCAAGTAATCACCATTCTTTCCTCTAAGAACCAAAAGTTGTTGCTTCTCATTTGAGACATGGTTCATGTTCATGTTCATGTTCATTTCCCTTGGAGACACAACAatcttgttattgttgttgttgttgatgatgttATTCTCTTGATAATGGCCAAGTGGATAATTAGCaccttttgttgttgttgttgttgggtTTGTGGTCCTCCAATAATGTTGATAAGAATTTAAATTGAATGAATTTGGAGCTACACCTTGTGGTGATGGAATCAATCTAGCAACTCTTGGTCTAGGTGGAAGTGATTTCACCATTTGACTAGCTTCCACAACTTGAACATTTTCCTCTTCAAAATTGTTGTTATCCACTTCTTCATCATTATTCAACTTCTTTGACCACTTTGGATTCCTATTCACTAATCCAATTGGCTTATTcactttgttattattataagatCCTATTCCATCAACACTTCTCTTTATAGTAGTTTTGCAACAAGACATTAACGTCACTTTCTCTATTAAACTCTCATATTCTCCATTTTCTTCATCTTcgtcttcatcttcatcttcatatttgtcttcatcttctttttcttctccgAATCCTTCAAATTCCTCATCCAACTCACCAACGccatcattttctttttcattttcaacatCTTCGTTTTGATTAGCGAAAGTGAGGACAAGTCTACCATCCTGACGCCGAACACAGAAATTGTTCAGCGAAGGAAGAGACACTGCTT
It includes:
- the LOC101507213 gene encoding protein FAF-like, chloroplastic, yielding MTMKIEEESMVNKKQGIVTILSCESDTNLTASSLRRTLSADMSSKKWIPQNESINPIKKIASSQQLFQLSDDYKETKIADEAEAERERLEIWSSIQRNKNEEQQKGGSFDTWSSLMSLKTNDEISKSLPPYIHPLAKRTKSSLSRKSLEICTESLGSETGSDGLVSSNSASESGDAEEDQQQPQEEVKKVKEDEDEEEEEVVEVVRYNYSSVATTKKLHSPPRSFPPPLPSLSRQDGPSLHMRPHRDNGRLVLEAVSLPSLNNFCVRRQDGRLVLTFANQNEDVENEKENDGVGELDEEFEGFGEEKEDEDKYEDEDEDEDEENGEYESLIEKVTLMSCCKTTIKRSVDGIGSYNNNKVNKPIGLVNRNPKWSKKLNNDEEVDNNNFEEENVQVVEASQMVKSLPPRPRVARLIPSPQGVAPNSFNLNSYQHYWRTTNPTTTTTKGANYPLGHYQENNIINNNNNNKIVVSPREMNMNMNMNHVSNEKQQLLVLRGKNGDYLVHNLKSCKDSRRSFLFWEPYCIATS